A stretch of the Lactuca sativa cultivar Salinas chromosome 9, Lsat_Salinas_v11, whole genome shotgun sequence genome encodes the following:
- the LOC111907496 gene encoding UDP-glycosyltransferase 76H1: MEEHGGRRWPVLVVLAASPFHGHMTPTLQLAKALHANGFSIAIAHSKLNPPNPSNHPSFIFLPLSDNLSAIDDSGNFSNFIHTLNKNCKPSFQKHMTRLIGEQNRGNKSIVVIYDNLMFCAGSVAVDLNLVAIVFRSCSAAYFPANLVRQQLHQESRYLEQDYVMQEMVPNHHPLRYKDLPFSKSPIEDWQQLFAIISQSIRPSAVIWNTIKVLEHEALTQIQKYYQVPVFSVGPLHKITPTDLPTSFLEEDTSCIAWLDKQPPKSVIYVSFGSLMTLDKKVLTEMACGIAKSNQRFIWVVRPGSVGESEWTEFLPEGFIEETRERGLIVKWAPQRKVLAHIAVGGFWSHCGWNSTLESISEGIPMICQPFNVDQMVNARYVSYVWKIGLELEDLKSEEMESMIRRVMVDEEGEEMRVRAIGMKEMVKEAVQNGGCSYDSLEELVGFISSC, from the exons ATGGAAGAACACGGCGGAAGACGGTGGCCAGTACTGGTGGTGCTTGCAGCATCCCCGTTTCATGGCCATATGACCCCTACTCTCCAGCTAGCCAAAGCCCTTCATGCCAATGGGTTCTCTATAGCCATTGCTCACTCCAAACTGAACCCTCCTAACCCTTCTAACCATCCTTCCTTCATTTTCCTCCCTCTTTCCGACAACTTATCCGCTATTGATGACTCCGGTAACTTCAGTAATTTCATCCACACTCTCAACAAAAACTGCAAACCATCCTTCCAAAAACACATGACTCGTTTGATCGGTGAACAAAATAGAGGAAATAAATCAATCGTTGTCATCTATGACAACCTTATGTTTTGTGCAGGAAGCGTTGCTGTCGATCTGAATCTTGTCGCCATAGTCTTCCGCAGTTGCAGTGCAGCGTACTTTCCGGCTAACCTTGTCCGTCAGCAGCTCCATCAAGAAAGCAGATATCTTGAACAAG ATTATGTGATGCAGGAGATGGTGCCAAATCATCATCCCCTCAGGTATAAAGATCTGCCCTTTTCAAAATCACCTATTGAAGATTGGCAGCAATTGTTTGCCATTATCAGCCAATCGATACGACCCTCTGCAGTTATTTGGAACACCATTAAAGTTCTCGAACATGAAGCCTTAACCCAAATCCAGAAGTACTACCAGGTTCCTGTTTTTTCAGTCGGGCCTCTACACAAAATAACACCAACTGATCTCCCTACTAGTTTTCTCGAAGAGGACACTAGTTGCATTGCCTGGCTCGACAAACAACCTCCCAAATCCGTAATTTACGTTAGCTTCGGAAGCTTAATGACGTTGGATAAAAAAGTGCTAACCGAGATGGCATGTGGGATAGCCAAAAGCAACCAGCGGTTCATATGGGTAGTTAGACCGGGTTCAGTTGGTGAGTCGGAATGGACTGAGTTCTTGCCGGAGGGTTTCATAGAGGAGACGAGAGAACGTGGTTTGATTGTAAAATGGGCGCCCCAAAGGAAAGTGTTGGCGCATATTGCCGTTGGTGGATTTTGGAGTCATTGTGGTTGGAATTCGACATTGGAGAGTATTTCGGAAGGGATTCCGATGATATGCCAACCATTTAATGTAGACCAAATGGTGAATGCACGTTACGTGAGTTATGTATGGAAGATAGGGTTGGAATTGGAGGATTTAAAGAGTGAGGAAATGGAAAGTATGATTAGAAGAGTTATGGTGGATGAAGAAGGGGAGGAGATGAGAGTTAGAGCAATCGGAATGAAGGAAATGGTTAAAGAAGCAGTGCAAAATGGTGGTTGTTCATATGATTCGTTGGAGGAGTTAGTGGGTTTTATCTCGTCTTGTTGA